A genomic region of Bernardetia sp. ABR2-2B contains the following coding sequences:
- a CDS encoding DUF5074 domain-containing protein produces MKNLFYLFCLSCFFILSSCEIDGQSPIGIDEGEPSKDYQNGFFVVNEGNFDWGKATLTFIHQDGIDKGRVENNIFERVNNEPLGNVGQSMTIHNGKGYIVVNNSQKVEVVNPTTLDRIATIENLHSPRYFLGINDSKAYVTTIYRDLIYIIDLESNEITGEIRTTEWTEEMVKLGDYVWINSHDADKVWVIDTNNDEIIHTITTPKGSKSIVADEAQNRIWILATGSDSERARLITSSLSDVRSSESRVFDEEERPDFLSIYNNDLYWIYDNDLYQLSSFETDSRLPQTPFIEGLGTTNTLIYNAIISPKNGRLLFADALDYQQEGYIFEYDLQTKREVNRYKVGVIPNDICFK; encoded by the coding sequence ATGAAAAATTTATTTTACTTATTCTGTCTTTCTTGTTTTTTTATACTTTCATCGTGTGAAATAGATGGACAATCGCCTATCGGTATAGATGAAGGCGAACCCTCAAAAGATTATCAAAACGGCTTTTTTGTAGTCAATGAAGGAAATTTTGATTGGGGAAAAGCAACACTTACTTTTATTCATCAAGACGGAATAGACAAAGGAAGAGTAGAAAATAATATTTTTGAAAGAGTAAATAACGAGCCTTTAGGAAATGTAGGGCAATCAATGACTATTCATAATGGAAAAGGATATATTGTAGTTAATAATTCTCAGAAAGTAGAAGTCGTAAACCCCACAACTTTAGATAGAATAGCAACTATTGAAAATCTTCATTCTCCTCGTTATTTTTTAGGAATAAATGATTCAAAGGCTTATGTAACGACTATTTATAGAGATTTGATTTATATAATTGATTTAGAAAGTAATGAAATTACAGGAGAAATAAGAACAACAGAATGGACAGAAGAGATGGTAAAACTAGGAGATTATGTTTGGATAAATTCTCATGATGCAGACAAAGTTTGGGTAATTGATACTAACAATGATGAAATTATTCATACTATCACAACGCCTAAAGGTTCGAAGAGCATCGTTGCAGACGAAGCACAAAACCGAATTTGGATTTTGGCAACAGGTTCAGATTCTGAAAGAGCCAGACTTATTACTTCTTCACTTTCAGATGTACGAAGTAGTGAAAGCAGAGTATTTGATGAAGAAGAAAGACCTGATTTTTTGAGTATTTATAATAATGATTTATATTGGATTTATGATAATGACTTGTATCAACTCTCTAGTTTTGAGACAGACTCTCGCCTTCCCCAAACTCCTTTTATTGAAGGATTAGGAACAACAAATACACTCATTTATAATGCTATCATTTCTCCAAAAAACGGACGCTTACTTTTTGCTGATGCTCTGGATTATCAACAAGAAGGTTATATTTTTGAATATGACTTACAGACGAAAAGAGAAGTAAATCGTTATAAAGTAGGTGTCATTCCAAATGATATTTGTTTTAAGTAG
- a CDS encoding TIGR01777 family oxidoreductase, with protein sequence MKKILITGGSGLVGSRLTELLLASGNYEVMHLSRSGGHIPGVTVYEWDVEAGEMEEEAIQKADCVIHLAGTGIMEKAWIDSQKEKIMESRTLSTALLVEKLTVLDHHVKTYIGASAIGYYGIEESDKTTLKHEEDAAGSDFLAQVCVEWEKEHAKIPSNLRSSIIRIGIVLSDKGGALVEMAKPVKAWAGAALGDGNQVVSWIHIDDLCRIFIKAIEDEKMQGTFNAVAPNPVTNAELTRIIANSLDKPLFLPNVPEPAMYLLLGQQAESVLRSIKASEDKIVKAGFEFDFVDAQKAVDDFYK encoded by the coding sequence ATGAAAAAAATATTGATTACAGGAGGTTCTGGACTTGTCGGAAGTCGCCTTACCGAACTTTTATTAGCAAGTGGAAATTATGAAGTCATGCATCTTAGCCGTTCTGGAGGTCATATTCCAGGGGTTACGGTCTATGAATGGGACGTAGAAGCAGGAGAAATGGAAGAAGAAGCTATCCAAAAAGCTGATTGTGTCATTCATTTGGCAGGAACTGGTATTATGGAAAAGGCGTGGATTGATTCTCAAAAAGAAAAAATAATGGAAAGCCGAACCCTTTCAACGGCTCTTTTGGTAGAAAAACTGACTGTTTTAGACCATCACGTCAAAACCTATATTGGTGCGTCTGCGATTGGTTATTATGGAATTGAAGAGAGTGATAAAACAACTTTAAAACACGAAGAAGATGCAGCAGGAAGTGATTTTTTGGCGCAAGTTTGTGTAGAATGGGAAAAAGAACACGCAAAAATTCCTTCAAACCTTCGTTCTTCTATTATTCGTATCGGAATTGTTTTGAGCGATAAAGGTGGCGCACTTGTAGAGATGGCAAAACCTGTAAAAGCGTGGGCTGGTGCTGCTTTGGGAGATGGAAATCAAGTCGTTTCGTGGATTCATATCGACGACCTTTGTAGAATTTTTATAAAAGCTATTGAAGATGAGAAAATGCAAGGAACTTTCAATGCTGTTGCTCCAAATCCTGTAACTAATGCAGAACTGACACGTATTATTGCAAATTCTTTAGATAAACCATTGTTTTTGCCAAACGTCCCCGAACCTGCTATGTATTTGCTTTTAGGGCAGCAAGCAGAATCGGTTTTGAGAAGTATAAAAGCAAGTGAAGATAAAATAGTAAAAGCAGGTTTTGAATTTGATTTTGTAGATGCTCAAAAGGCTGTTGATGATTTTTATAAGTAG